A region from the Achromobacter seleniivolatilans genome encodes:
- a CDS encoding GlxA family transcriptional regulator — protein MVFVLYDGFQPLDLAGPWQAFSSANEEAGRKLYRLSTIAAAPVVTTWEQGLRMQVDGTFEHDGDAPIDMMLVPGGPGVDLASAHLEMRAWLRRRDAATRRTSSVCTGAFVLASAGLLNGRAVTTHWRSADRLRQLYPALRVQDDRIFIESGKYWTSAGVTAGIDLALALIERDFGSALSQQVARRLVVFMRRDGDQRQYSQTLRMQDRVAAPFRDLVEKIEARLSARWSVDDMADACQMSRRTFQRKFAAHFGVAPTEVLRRLREERASVLQSAGKISKKSVEKLVGPVHKKTTPQTHR, from the coding sequence ATCGTGTTTGTGCTGTACGACGGCTTTCAGCCGTTGGACCTGGCCGGTCCCTGGCAGGCGTTCAGTTCAGCCAATGAAGAGGCGGGGCGCAAGCTCTATCGTTTAAGCACCATTGCAGCCGCACCAGTTGTGACGACGTGGGAGCAAGGTTTACGCATGCAGGTGGATGGCACCTTCGAACATGATGGCGATGCGCCCATCGACATGATGCTGGTGCCGGGCGGCCCCGGCGTCGACCTCGCCAGCGCCCACCTGGAAATGCGCGCCTGGCTGCGCCGCCGCGATGCCGCCACGCGCCGCACGAGCAGCGTGTGCACCGGTGCTTTCGTGCTGGCTTCTGCCGGCTTGCTTAACGGGCGCGCCGTGACCACGCACTGGCGCTCTGCCGACCGGCTGCGCCAGCTCTACCCCGCCTTGCGAGTGCAAGACGACCGCATCTTTATTGAAAGCGGCAAATATTGGACATCTGCGGGCGTAACGGCGGGCATAGATCTGGCGCTTGCGCTGATCGAGCGTGATTTCGGCTCGGCACTGTCGCAGCAGGTTGCGCGCCGGCTGGTCGTTTTCATGCGCCGCGACGGCGACCAGCGCCAATACAGCCAGACACTGCGCATGCAGGATCGCGTCGCCGCGCCCTTTCGCGATCTGGTCGAGAAAATTGAAGCGCGCTTGTCGGCGCGCTGGTCGGTGGACGACATGGCCGACGCCTGCCAGATGTCCCGCCGCACGTTTCAGCGCAAGTTTGCGGCGCACTTTGGCGTGGCACCTACGGAAGTCCTGCGGCGCTTGCGCGAAGAACGGGCCAGCGTGCTGCAAAGCGCTGGCAAGATATCAAAGAAATCAGTCGAAAAACTTGTCGGGCCGGTGCACAAAAAGACCACACCCCAGACGCACCGCTGA
- a CDS encoding SDR family oxidoreductase gives MNTPIALVTGGSRGIGRAIVARLLKDGYQVVNFSRRAPDAVLPGETFRSVDLGDAEATRAAARELAAERQVLHLVNNAGMIQVANIEDVTEADLLRTMALNVTAPVLLLQALLPGMRQAGYGRVVNIGSRAALGKGGRSVYGASKAGLAGMTRTWALELAADGVTVNTVAPGPIATELFNQSNPPGEAKTRALEASIPVGRVGQPEEVAHSVAMFLDKQAGFITGQLLYVCGGMSVGLAG, from the coding sequence ATGAACACTCCCATCGCTCTGGTCACCGGCGGCAGCCGCGGTATCGGCCGCGCCATCGTGGCGCGTCTGCTCAAAGACGGCTATCAAGTGGTCAACTTCAGCCGGCGGGCGCCTGACGCCGTGCTGCCTGGCGAAACCTTTCGTTCGGTCGATCTGGGCGATGCCGAGGCCACTCGCGCCGCCGCGCGGGAACTGGCCGCCGAGCGGCAAGTGCTGCATCTGGTCAATAACGCGGGGATGATTCAAGTCGCCAATATCGAAGACGTGACCGAGGCTGATCTCTTGCGCACCATGGCCTTGAATGTGACGGCGCCGGTTTTGCTCTTGCAGGCGCTGTTGCCGGGCATGCGTCAGGCGGGGTATGGACGCGTGGTCAATATTGGCAGCCGCGCCGCCTTGGGCAAGGGGGGGCGCTCGGTGTATGGCGCGTCCAAGGCGGGTTTGGCGGGCATGACGCGCACCTGGGCGCTGGAATTGGCAGCGGACGGCGTCACGGTAAACACCGTGGCGCCGGGGCCTATCGCAACCGAGTTGTTCAATCAGTCGAACCCGCCGGGGGAGGCGAAAACCCGCGCGCTGGAAGCCTCCATTCCCGTAGGCAGGGTGGGACAGCCAGAAGAGGTGGCGCACAGCGTCGCCATGTTCCTGGACAAGCAGGCGGGCTTCATCACGGGCCAGCTTTTGTATGTATGCGGAGGCATGTCCGTGGGGCTGGCGGGCTGA
- a CDS encoding Bug family tripartite tricarboxylate transporter substrate binding protein, with the protein MKQFLHPRAGWRRLAVASLAVLALPSAYAAGYPDHPVTVVVPYPPGGGADIFGRAIANALQPGLKQTVVVENKPGAGGNIGMAYVARAKADGYTLGLGTIGTQTINQFLYSNMTFDPERDLVPIALVSTTPNVIAVSAKSPYKTVADVIRAAKQSPEKKLTYASPGIGSSVHLTGAYFEAMAGVTMLHVPFKGTSASLPAVAGGQVDLLFDNLPGALAQIKDGNLVRGVAVTSGERDPSVPALPTVAESGLPGFDVTAWFALYAPRNTPEPVIKQLIEAARSGLQSQVIATNFATMGAKPGTLFGADLAAFESAERKKWGGLIKDKGITAQ; encoded by the coding sequence ATGAAGCAATTCCTGCACCCGCGTGCCGGGTGGCGCCGCTTGGCCGTCGCCAGTCTGGCCGTGCTGGCTCTGCCCTCGGCGTATGCCGCCGGGTATCCCGACCATCCCGTAACCGTTGTTGTTCCCTACCCGCCGGGCGGGGGCGCCGACATATTTGGCCGCGCCATCGCCAACGCGTTGCAGCCGGGCCTGAAACAGACTGTGGTGGTTGAAAACAAGCCCGGCGCGGGCGGCAACATCGGCATGGCCTATGTGGCCCGCGCCAAGGCCGATGGCTACACCTTGGGCCTGGGCACCATCGGCACGCAGACCATCAACCAGTTCCTCTACAGCAATATGACTTTTGATCCCGAACGGGATCTGGTGCCGATTGCGCTGGTGTCCACCACGCCCAATGTCATCGCGGTCAGCGCCAAGTCGCCGTACAAAACGGTGGCTGACGTGATCCGTGCTGCCAAGCAGTCGCCCGAGAAGAAGCTGACCTATGCGTCACCGGGTATCGGTTCATCCGTGCACCTGACCGGCGCGTATTTCGAAGCCATGGCGGGGGTGACGATGCTGCACGTACCGTTTAAGGGCACCTCCGCATCGCTGCCTGCGGTGGCGGGCGGGCAGGTGGATTTGCTGTTTGACAACCTGCCGGGCGCGTTGGCGCAGATCAAAGACGGCAACTTGGTGCGCGGCGTGGCTGTGACCTCCGGCGAACGCGATCCATCGGTGCCCGCGCTGCCTACGGTCGCCGAGTCCGGGCTGCCCGGTTTTGATGTCACGGCATGGTTCGCGCTGTACGCACCGCGCAATACGCCGGAGCCGGTGATCAAGCAGTTGATCGAAGCGGCGCGCAGCGGTCTGCAAAGCCAGGTCATCGCGACCAACTTCGCCACGATGGGCGCCAAACCCGGTACGCTCTTCGGCGCCGACTTGGCCGCCTTCGAAAGCGCAGAGCGCAAGAAGTGGGGCGGACTCATCAAAGACAAAGGAATCACTGCGCAATGA
- a CDS encoding cyclase family protein, which translates to MKRWTQRPEGSTWGDFGPDDELGRLNLLTEAKVLQAVREVRTGKVFCLSLPLDLPGGNVLNPRRHAPTLKPTFREGTPYLNFAMSQLQPEAVDVLSDDQVTLSMQYSTQWDGLSHVGAMFDIQGDGQARRVYYNGYAAGVDVFGGTDPDTSAEACCPPGGSYARKLSVSRYAEKGMQGRGVLVDLARAFGPGRTLVGHTQLQAAMQEQNVVLEAGDMLVLRTGFAESLVAMNGQPDPHALEQTGAVLDGADPALLEWITASGIAAICADNYAVESYPARTSGPGHSILPLHHHCLFKLGLPLAELWYLKDLADWLHAQGRNRFLLTAPPLRMPGAVGSPVTPIATV; encoded by the coding sequence ATGAAACGCTGGACGCAACGGCCCGAAGGCTCAACCTGGGGCGACTTCGGACCGGATGACGAACTGGGCAGGCTGAACCTGCTGACGGAAGCCAAGGTGCTGCAAGCCGTGCGAGAAGTGCGGACGGGCAAGGTGTTCTGCCTGTCGCTGCCGCTGGATCTGCCGGGCGGCAACGTGCTGAATCCCCGCCGCCACGCCCCCACCCTCAAGCCCACGTTCCGCGAAGGCACGCCGTACCTGAACTTTGCCATGTCGCAGTTGCAGCCTGAAGCTGTCGACGTGCTGTCCGACGACCAGGTGACGCTGTCCATGCAGTACTCCACGCAATGGGACGGCTTGAGCCATGTAGGCGCCATGTTCGATATTCAAGGCGACGGGCAAGCGCGCCGCGTCTATTACAACGGCTACGCCGCGGGCGTTGATGTGTTTGGCGGCACGGACCCGGACACGTCTGCTGAGGCCTGCTGCCCGCCCGGCGGTTCGTATGCGCGCAAACTCAGCGTCAGCCGCTATGCGGAAAAAGGCATGCAGGGCCGTGGCGTGCTGGTGGATCTGGCTCGCGCCTTCGGCCCGGGGCGCACACTGGTCGGCCACACCCAATTGCAGGCCGCCATGCAAGAGCAAAACGTGGTGCTGGAAGCGGGCGATATGCTGGTACTGCGTACCGGGTTCGCGGAAAGTCTGGTCGCCATGAACGGCCAGCCTGACCCGCACGCGCTGGAACAGACAGGCGCCGTGCTGGATGGCGCCGACCCTGCCCTGCTGGAATGGATCACCGCCAGCGGCATCGCCGCCATTTGCGCAGACAACTACGCGGTCGAATCCTATCCTGCCCGCACGTCCGGCCCAGGCCACTCGATACTGCCGCTGCACCACCACTGCTTGTTCAAGCTGGGGCTGCCGTTGGCAGAGCTTTGGTACTTGAAGGATCTGGCGGACTGGCTACATGCGCAGGGCCGCAACCGCTTCCTGCTCACGGCCCCGCCCTTGCGCATGCCGGGCGCGGTGGGTTCACCCGTGACGCCTATTGCCACGGTGTAA
- a CDS encoding AMP-binding protein, with product MTLPYSTFSEHLDALVSRAPDAIALIDQDQQISVTQLRARSRALAAGLARIGVKPGDRVAVWLPNCAAWVESFLACAHLGALVLAVNTRFRSLEVADIVGRGKADWLVFWPGFKGIDFQGILDDVAPEHLARLQGVVALAEAGEAVAPSVQGKPVHRYADLLATQDAAPVAHGNAGVLCFTTSGTTSKPKFVLHDQRTLLRHGAAVAQAFEYGPNSCILASAPFCGAFGFATLAGGLAQGVPVVCAPVFNAAQSADVLRRYAVTHTYANNEALVGMMQAAAPGDFSSARLFGFASFTPALDHMLDLARDAGVTLTGLYGSSELIALVAGQPRIAAEGDVSALHQPGGTLVYPDARVRARDPATGQVLPHGQSGEIEILSPSLMQGYLDNPEATRAAVTEDGYFKTGDLGYTLTPRQFVFQTRMGDSLRLSGFLVNPVEIEQVVETLPGVRACQVVGATKHGKIVPYAFVLLHPGAAADPAGWTAACKAAMAGFKAPVGFTVLDAFPSVESANSVKIQKHRLRDMADAMLSDSSSQASP from the coding sequence ATGACCTTGCCGTACTCAACATTTTCTGAACATCTGGACGCGCTGGTCTCGCGCGCGCCTGACGCCATCGCGCTGATCGATCAGGACCAGCAGATCAGCGTGACGCAACTGCGTGCGCGCAGCCGCGCACTGGCTGCCGGCCTGGCGCGCATAGGCGTAAAGCCCGGCGACCGCGTTGCCGTCTGGCTGCCCAATTGCGCGGCCTGGGTGGAATCCTTCCTGGCCTGCGCTCACCTGGGCGCGCTGGTACTTGCCGTCAACACACGTTTCAGATCGCTGGAAGTAGCCGACATTGTGGGCCGCGGCAAGGCGGATTGGCTGGTGTTCTGGCCCGGTTTCAAGGGCATCGATTTTCAGGGCATTCTGGACGACGTTGCGCCCGAGCACCTTGCCCGCCTGCAAGGCGTGGTCGCGCTGGCCGAGGCCGGTGAAGCCGTAGCTCCCTCCGTCCAAGGCAAACCCGTGCATCGCTACGCTGATTTGCTGGCCACGCAGGACGCGGCCCCCGTAGCGCATGGCAACGCGGGCGTGTTGTGCTTCACCACGTCCGGCACCACGTCCAAACCCAAATTTGTGCTGCATGACCAGCGCACCTTGCTGCGCCACGGCGCGGCGGTCGCGCAAGCATTTGAATACGGCCCAAACAGCTGCATTCTGGCCAGCGCGCCGTTCTGCGGCGCATTTGGCTTTGCCACGCTGGCCGGCGGATTGGCCCAAGGCGTGCCGGTCGTGTGCGCCCCTGTCTTCAACGCCGCGCAGTCCGCCGATGTGCTGCGGCGCTACGCCGTGACTCACACCTACGCCAACAATGAAGCGCTGGTGGGCATGATGCAAGCTGCCGCACCCGGCGATTTCTCATCGGCGCGGCTGTTCGGTTTTGCCAGTTTTACGCCGGCTCTGGATCACATGCTGGACCTGGCGCGGGATGCCGGCGTCACACTGACCGGGCTGTATGGGTCCAGTGAACTGATCGCCCTGGTGGCGGGTCAGCCGCGCATTGCCGCCGAAGGCGATGTGTCGGCCCTTCATCAGCCTGGCGGCACGCTGGTCTACCCCGACGCCCGCGTGCGGGCCCGCGATCCAGCCACCGGTCAGGTGCTGCCTCACGGACAGTCCGGCGAAATTGAAATCCTGTCGCCCAGCTTGATGCAGGGATATCTGGACAACCCCGAAGCCACCCGCGCTGCCGTGACAGAAGACGGCTACTTCAAGACGGGCGACCTGGGCTATACGCTGACCCCGCGCCAATTCGTGTTCCAGACCCGCATGGGTGATTCCCTGCGCCTGTCAGGCTTTCTGGTCAACCCGGTCGAAATCGAACAAGTGGTCGAAACCCTGCCCGGCGTGCGCGCCTGCCAGGTGGTGGGCGCCACCAAGCACGGCAAGATCGTGCCCTATGCCTTCGTGCTGCTCCACCCCGGTGCGGCTGCCGATCCCGCTGGCTGGACCGCCGCATGCAAGGCCGCGATGGCAGGCTTTAAAGCGCCGGTGGGCTTTACCGTGCTTGACGCATTTCCTTCAGTGGAAAGCGCCAACTCCGTGAAGATCCAGAAACACCGGCTGCGCGACATGGCAGACGCTATGCTCTCGGATTCCTCATCCCAGGCGTCTCCCTGA
- a CDS encoding GntR family transcriptional regulator produces the protein MPARKLFSHSPQPLYLQAAALFRSHIQNRTWRPGQQIPPLESLMETYGISRATIRQAFGLLEKDGLIRRSRGSGTFVNAELPETPTLLIPKTWAETVELSNQLGTVSLVESSADSPLPDTLGMPCDADREGSFQYLRRVHTTDAGPFCYSEVFLESGLFKKHRVRFQKSTIAPVLDQFYGARITEARQVLNVIEAGQESAESLQIPVSSPVAELRRYACIDGRVVYFARLEFPFRKVRMEFDLLSSR, from the coding sequence ATGCCCGCCCGCAAGCTCTTTTCGCACAGCCCCCAGCCGCTTTATCTGCAAGCGGCTGCGCTGTTCCGCAGCCATATCCAGAATCGCACCTGGCGGCCCGGGCAGCAGATCCCGCCGCTGGAATCGCTGATGGAAACCTATGGCATTTCGCGGGCAACCATTCGCCAGGCATTTGGCCTGCTGGAAAAAGATGGCTTGATCCGCCGCTCGCGGGGATCGGGCACCTTTGTCAACGCCGAGCTGCCCGAAACGCCCACTCTGCTGATTCCCAAGACCTGGGCTGAAACCGTGGAACTGAGCAATCAGCTGGGCACGGTGTCGCTGGTGGAATCCAGCGCTGACTCGCCCTTGCCCGACACGCTGGGCATGCCCTGCGATGCCGACCGCGAAGGCAGTTTTCAATACCTGCGACGCGTGCATACGACTGACGCTGGCCCCTTCTGCTATAGCGAGGTCTTCCTGGAAAGCGGCCTGTTCAAAAAGCACCGGGTTCGTTTTCAGAAAAGCACGATTGCCCCGGTGCTGGACCAGTTTTATGGTGCACGCATCACCGAGGCGCGCCAGGTGTTGAACGTGATCGAAGCCGGTCAGGAATCCGCTGAATCCTTGCAGATCCCTGTGTCGTCACCGGTTGCCGAATTACGGCGCTACGCGTGTATCGATGGCCGCGTCGTCTATTTCGCTAGATTGGAATTTCCGTTCCGCAAGGTACGGATGGAATTTGATCTGCTGTCCAGCCGCTAG
- a CDS encoding ABC transporter substrate-binding protein translates to MVYANTPRNSPQGRSTLTQFFATSAVAAALAAMAPAALAQAPAISDDVVRLGLILDMSGVYADVTGKGSATAAEMAIADFGGTVLGKKVDLLVVDHQNKADIAAAKAREWYDTKQVDAIMDVAGSAPALAVLEVARDKKKIVVFSGPGTERITNDLCSPYSVHYTYDTWSLANTTARATVEKGGKSWYFLTADYAFGHTLQASATEVVKANGGTVLGAARHPLGSSDFASYLLQAQASKAQIIGLANAGGDTVNAIKAANEFGLTKGGQKMAGLLLYINDIHAIGLEAAAGLTLTEGFYWDMNDQTRAWSQRYYDKLKKMPNMSQAGTYSSVMHYLKAVQAAGTDEPTAVMKQMKSMPINDFFATNGRIREDGRMVHDMYLFEVKQPSESKRPWDYYKLVATLPGDQAFMPLSKSTCPLVKKTASN, encoded by the coding sequence ATGGTTTACGCCAACACGCCCCGGAATTCACCGCAGGGCCGCAGCACGCTTACCCAATTTTTCGCAACCTCAGCCGTTGCCGCCGCCCTGGCTGCCATGGCACCCGCCGCACTCGCGCAGGCCCCGGCCATCTCGGATGATGTGGTCCGGTTGGGCCTGATCCTGGATATGAGCGGCGTTTACGCCGACGTGACCGGCAAGGGCAGCGCCACCGCTGCCGAAATGGCCATCGCTGATTTTGGCGGGACCGTGCTGGGCAAGAAGGTAGATCTGCTGGTCGTAGACCATCAGAACAAGGCCGACATCGCCGCCGCAAAAGCGCGCGAATGGTATGACACGAAACAGGTCGACGCGATCATGGACGTGGCAGGGTCGGCGCCCGCGCTGGCCGTGCTTGAGGTCGCCCGGGACAAGAAGAAAATCGTCGTCTTCAGCGGCCCCGGCACCGAGCGCATCACCAATGATCTGTGCTCGCCCTATTCCGTTCACTACACCTACGACACATGGTCGCTCGCCAACACCACGGCGCGCGCCACCGTCGAAAAAGGCGGCAAGAGCTGGTATTTCCTGACGGCCGATTACGCCTTTGGCCACACCCTGCAAGCCTCCGCCACCGAGGTCGTGAAGGCTAACGGAGGCACGGTACTGGGTGCCGCGCGCCACCCGTTGGGGTCGAGCGATTTTGCTTCGTATCTGTTGCAGGCCCAGGCCAGCAAAGCCCAGATCATCGGGTTGGCCAACGCAGGCGGCGACACCGTCAACGCCATCAAGGCGGCCAACGAGTTCGGCCTGACCAAGGGCGGCCAGAAAATGGCCGGATTGCTCTTGTATATCAACGACATCCACGCGATCGGCCTGGAAGCGGCGGCTGGCCTGACCCTGACGGAAGGCTTTTACTGGGACATGAATGACCAGACCCGCGCCTGGTCCCAGCGCTACTACGACAAACTGAAGAAGATGCCCAACATGAGTCAGGCGGGCACGTACTCTTCGGTGATGCACTATCTGAAGGCGGTGCAGGCAGCGGGCACGGACGAACCCACGGCCGTGATGAAACAGATGAAGTCCATGCCCATCAACGACTTCTTCGCCACCAATGGCCGTATCCGCGAAGATGGCCGCATGGTGCACGACATGTACTTGTTTGAAGTCAAACAGCCGTCCGAATCCAAGCGGCCGTGGGATTACTACAAGCTGGTCGCAACCTTGCCTGGAGATCAAGCCTTTATGCCGCTGTCCAAATCCACGTGCCCGCTGGTGAAGAAGACGGCCAGCAATTAA
- a CDS encoding NUDIX hydrolase, protein MSTPTPRPIPATIAAVIRDGHVLLVRRANPPDENCWAFPGGKIDAGERIEAATVRELREETGVLAEPLHVFDAVDVFDRDDSGALRRHFILIAVLCRWISGEPVAGDDARDARWVPLERLEAHELAMSFGVAELARKAAALMAALDFKG, encoded by the coding sequence ATGAGTACCCCCACCCCGCGCCCCATCCCAGCCACGATTGCCGCCGTTATCCGCGACGGCCACGTGTTGCTGGTGCGCCGCGCCAATCCGCCAGACGAAAACTGCTGGGCCTTTCCGGGCGGCAAGATCGACGCGGGCGAACGCATCGAGGCCGCCACGGTCCGGGAACTGCGGGAAGAAACCGGCGTGCTGGCCGAACCCCTGCACGTGTTTGACGCGGTGGACGTATTCGACCGCGACGACTCCGGCGCGCTGCGCCGCCACTTCATTTTGATCGCCGTGCTGTGCCGCTGGATCTCTGGCGAACCCGTGGCAGGCGATGATGCGCGGGATGCGCGCTGGGTACCGCTTGAGCGTCTGGAAGCGCATGAGCTTGCGATGAGTTTCGGGGTGGCGGAACTGGCGCGCAAAGCCGCGGCACTGATGGCTGCGCTTGATTTCAAAGGCTAA
- a CDS encoding GntP family permease, whose protein sequence is MTGLFIVVAALAFLMLAAYRGYSVILCAPIAAMGAVLLTDPSALAPVFSGIFMERMAGFAKLYFPVFLLGAVFGKLIELSGFSRAIVQAVLRMIGAERAIVAIVLVCAVLTYGGVSLFVVVFAVYPFAAEMFRQGGIPKRLMPGAIALGAFTFTMTALPGTPQIQNIIPTTFFETTTWAAPWLGLIGAAFTLSMGIAYLEWRRKRAAAAGETYGTELRNEPTTPPSERNHHPLIALLPLLVVGVVNYLLTRWIPGWYPAGSEVTLPGLAKPMPVNAVDQVALWAVMGALIAGIFTILLFSFKAIKAHFAEGSKSAVSGALLASMNTAAEYGFGGVIAALPGFLLVADALKAIPDPLVGEAVAVTSLAGITGSASGGMSIALAAMSQTFIDGAHAAGIPMEVLHRIAAMASGGMDTLPHNGAVITLLAVTGLTHRQSYGDIFAITLISTLSVFVVIAMYYLTGIV, encoded by the coding sequence ATGACCGGATTGTTTATCGTGGTGGCGGCGCTGGCGTTTCTGATGCTGGCGGCGTATCGAGGCTATAGCGTGATTCTTTGCGCGCCCATCGCAGCCATGGGCGCGGTGCTGTTGACCGATCCATCGGCGCTGGCGCCGGTGTTTTCAGGCATCTTCATGGAGCGCATGGCGGGTTTCGCCAAGCTCTACTTCCCGGTCTTTTTGCTGGGCGCGGTGTTCGGCAAGCTGATCGAGCTGTCGGGATTCTCGCGCGCCATCGTGCAGGCGGTGCTGCGCATGATCGGGGCCGAACGCGCCATTGTGGCCATCGTGCTGGTATGTGCGGTGCTGACCTACGGCGGCGTGTCGCTGTTTGTCGTGGTGTTCGCGGTGTATCCGTTTGCGGCAGAAATGTTTCGCCAAGGCGGCATTCCCAAACGGCTGATGCCGGGCGCCATCGCGCTGGGCGCATTTACCTTCACGATGACGGCGCTGCCCGGCACGCCGCAGATCCAGAACATCATTCCGACCACGTTCTTTGAAACGACCACCTGGGCCGCGCCTTGGCTGGGCCTGATCGGCGCGGCGTTCACGCTGAGCATGGGGATTGCCTATCTGGAATGGCGGCGCAAACGTGCAGCGGCAGCAGGCGAGACCTATGGCACCGAACTGCGCAACGAACCGACGACACCGCCCAGCGAGCGCAACCACCATCCTCTGATCGCGTTGCTGCCCCTGCTGGTTGTGGGCGTCGTCAACTACCTGCTGACCCGCTGGATACCCGGCTGGTACCCCGCAGGGTCCGAAGTGACACTACCCGGTCTTGCCAAGCCCATGCCTGTGAACGCGGTCGATCAGGTCGCGCTATGGGCGGTGATGGGCGCGCTGATCGCCGGCATCTTCACGATTCTGTTGTTCTCGTTCAAGGCCATCAAGGCGCACTTTGCGGAAGGCAGCAAAAGCGCCGTGTCGGGCGCGCTGCTGGCGTCGATGAACACCGCTGCCGAATACGGCTTCGGTGGCGTAATTGCCGCGTTGCCGGGTTTCTTGCTGGTGGCCGATGCGCTCAAGGCCATCCCCGACCCGCTGGTCGGCGAAGCCGTAGCCGTCACGTCGCTGGCGGGCATTACCGGGTCGGCCTCGGGTGGCATGAGCATCGCCCTGGCGGCCATGTCGCAGACATTTATTGACGGCGCCCATGCGGCCGGCATCCCCATGGAGGTGCTGCACCGGATCGCCGCCATGGCCAGCGGCGGCATGGACACGCTGCCGCACAACGGCGCGGTGATCACCTTGCTGGCCGTGACGGGCCTGACGCACCGTCAGTCGTATGGGGACATCTTCGCCATTACGCTGATATCGACCTTATCGGTATTCGTGGTGATTGCGATGTACTACCTGACCGGCATCGTCTGA
- a CDS encoding LysR family transcriptional regulator, with protein sequence MDRFQEMQVFVRIAERRSFSHAAEDLQIPRATVTNLIKRMEKRLGARLLERTTRQVRMTHDGEAYYRRCVRLLADLEEADGAFLNTAPKGLLRVNAQGTLAKYFVVPGLAGFLERYPDIVLHLGEDDRLVDLVREGVDCVLRAGTLQDSSLVGRQIALMPQVTVASPAYLERFGTPARLEDLEGHRAVDYLSSSTGRSIALDFTVDGRNVQVRPASVISVTGAELYTSAAVAGLGLAQVPRYRIEQELASGLLCIVLPGSPPAPMPVSVLYPQSRQVSARVRVFTQWLADVFGVAFGQTMPVR encoded by the coding sequence GTGGACCGTTTCCAGGAAATGCAGGTGTTTGTCCGCATCGCGGAGCGGCGCAGCTTTTCTCACGCAGCCGAAGACCTGCAAATTCCCCGCGCCACCGTCACCAACCTGATCAAGCGCATGGAAAAGCGGCTTGGCGCAAGGTTGCTGGAACGCACCACGCGCCAAGTGCGGATGACACACGATGGCGAAGCCTATTACCGGCGCTGCGTCAGGCTGCTGGCTGACTTGGAAGAGGCGGACGGTGCCTTTCTGAATACGGCGCCCAAGGGCCTGCTGCGCGTCAATGCGCAGGGCACCCTGGCCAAGTATTTTGTGGTGCCCGGCCTGGCGGGATTTCTGGAACGCTATCCCGATATCGTCCTGCACCTGGGCGAGGATGACCGGCTGGTAGACCTGGTGCGCGAAGGAGTGGACTGCGTGCTGCGCGCAGGAACCTTGCAGGATTCATCGCTGGTGGGGCGGCAGATCGCGCTGATGCCGCAGGTGACGGTGGCCAGTCCGGCCTACCTGGAGCGTTTCGGTACGCCCGCCCGCCTGGAAGATCTGGAAGGCCATCGGGCAGTGGACTATCTATCCAGCTCCACGGGCCGCAGCATAGCGCTGGACTTCACGGTGGACGGGCGCAATGTGCAAGTGCGGCCGGCGTCGGTTATCAGCGTGACGGGCGCAGAGCTTTACACCAGTGCGGCGGTAGCCGGCCTGGGTCTGGCCCAGGTGCCGCGCTACCGGATCGAACAGGAGTTGGCGTCGGGTTTGCTCTGTATTGTGTTGCCCGGCTCGCCGCCCGCGCCCATGCCAGTGTCCGTGCTGTATCCGCAAAGCCGTCAGGTGTCGGCGCGGGTGCGCGTATTTACCCAATGGCTGGCGGACGTGTTCGGCGTGGCTTTTGGTCAGACGATGCCGGTCAGGTAG